The genomic segment GATGGACGACCTAGACTACTACAATACTGCCGTATACCTATGGAATTCACATTGAGGTGGGAGAAAGCAGACAAGCTCTctgtttacatattattttagcCTCCAGATGTGGTGGTCGACGGCCAACGTGGCCCATAAACGCGCGTCAATCAGCATGTGTTGAAACAGCGTTGGTATCTCACTGGGTGGAACTACTGTACATACAATATGACTGGCACAGTCGTGATGGAGCATTATTTACATACTGACCAGAGTGCAGTCTTaagaggggtgggggggagaaAGAAGgtcatggaagaaaaaaaaacaaaacaaaacatcacaaaaacaaaaacctcctgTGAATCAAGATAACGTGTGAGTTTCATTCGGTTAAAAATAGATCTATGCAAATGTCAGTCTTATTATTAGTGTAGCTTAATTTGACCACAGACTCCGCGGCAAACGGCAAGAAAAATGACTCAAGAACccaaacgagagagagaggaaaaaaaaaaacaaaagatgctACTTGTTCATGAATGTGACTGGGAGGACtgcagattagattaaattaggtGAAAGAGTAGAGCTAATGTTAGAGCCAACGACACTTCTTAAAGCTGTGAGAACAGATGTGGAGCCTGTTTCACCGGCATCGCTAACACAAGATAGACACATATCCTCGTTTTCAAAACGATGAACTGTGAAACAAGCACCAGTGGTTCAGAGGTCAGGTGGGTGAGTGGGCGTTCGTCTACActagtgaataaataaatcaacgagaaaattacaaaaaaaggggaaacaaaaaaaacaaaacaaagcagatttgacaacatttgaaatattCCAGAGCCTATGTTCATGCAATCGGTTTGAATATAAATAGAAAGAAATCTAGAGAATCTGAAGCAGGTACCAATACACAAAGGCAAGTTGCAGTGTACAGATGCCTAACAGTCACTGGTTTGTAGCTTTGCCATGGTTTGAAGAAACACTTtcaataagagagagagagagatggaataTTACAGTATGGACTGCCAGCACAGCAGCTGCTCTCTcccaaacacacatgtacaagtTGAACTGGAGAGGCAGCGTGGGAATGGCAACCCATCCGCAACATTTCCTGATCTTAAGAGAGCATCCATGATCAttgataaaatgttttttgtttttgtttttttgttgttttttttaagtcgaCTCTGGTTTTTCACAGTGTCTGCCGCTGAGGCAGGCCAGAGACGTGAACACAAAGAGTGGAGAAGCTTACAGCGTTTTACAGCCCcacagacacactctctctctctctcacacacacacacacacacacacacacacacggatactgcagacattttaaagtgtAGAATGATGGTTCACATTCATACTGAACAACACTTGTCTCTCCCAAAAAATGTGTCTTGATGATGTTGAGAAACAGGGAAGATGGAATCCCTGGAAGTCATGTGATTCTGAATGAGGATTACTGTGGGTACCAGTTTCCTTGGCTGAGAGTCATTTTAAGACATGTTTCTTTTTGGCAACAGAGACATGACCGTGCCTAATCTTCACTATAATGGCACTGAGGAAGCGTTACCATTAACTTGCCTTGGCAGCGAGGAGCCGACAgtttcttccccccccccattcAGTTCTTGGCATTGTGACTTCCAGGTACCTCACACTAGCTGCCTAGATGCTAAAAAAAGAGTTATTTTCCACAGGGGCAAAAGCAAAAGCAGGAGACAATGCATTCTGTAAATATCAAAGAATGTTTGTACTTTGATATCCGATATCTTTAAAGCAAGGTTAGGGATAAAATGCTACGTATTATGGTAATTTGATAAAAAAGcttattcagatttttttcgaaaccactgttttaaaaaaagaaagaagaaaaaaagaaaaaaaaggtttcagagCACCGTCACTCTGACGGAAAACATTAATGCTTTATATCACTGGTAGCATCAAGACTCCATTGTTACAATCCCTTGTCTCAGAACAGTGAGCATGGTTTACCaacagagaagagagacagagaggtagATTGATTCTGAAGTCGGACTCTAGATCAAAACAGAAGAGAGGAAGGAGTGGAAAGAAGAGGGTGGGATGGAGGTATAGAGAGGTGATTGTTGTGATCTGGTGATCTTACTTGAGGCAATAACATTAACCACTGGGAAGAGAAATGGGTTGCTACATGATTCTGGTCCTGTATTGCTCAGGAGATCCAGAGTTGATGGGTAAAGTGTTACAGTATGGGGACCCTGGAGgtggagcaagaggaggaggaggagggatatGGGATTAAATTGTCTCTTCAACACTTGAGGCAGAGCCTTGTGTTAGCCCACTTGTGAGACTGTGCCATCAGGTTTAATTGCACAGTGTGATCTGACTTGTGGGTGACCTGAGGGCAAAGAACCTTTGGTTCATATCCTCCTCCAGGCCTTTCCATGTTTCACTAGAGGATCCAGGAATGAGGAGTCAAGTTCTGGTTTGGCAGTTTGTTCTTGTGCCCTCCTCATGACCTGCTCCAACTAGCTTGCCCCAAAAGCCCACCTTTGGGATTCAGGGCACCTGTGTCCCTGGTtcgggggaggggggtgggaTATTCAAGTTCAgcttctcctctgtcctctctggacTCCACAGGTGTCCTTAACTCCCTGAGGAGACCAGAGCGGCTAGGATGGGGGGTGGCTGGAGACTACTTCCGGAGGAAACGTTGTGCCAGGATGGCAGCGTCCAGCGGGCTGACGGGCTGGGCGTCGTGGCCCAGACGCCTCACGGGTGGAATGCTGCCAAACTGTCGCTTGGTGAGAAAGCTCTTGGCCTCATGGATAGTGTTCTTCTCTTCAgccaacagcagctgctgccgcATGTAGTTCTCAAACTCGTACTGCGACGACTCTTCTATCACCTTGGCCTGAGGGAAGAAATCATATTCTGTTcagtgagctgctgcagcatctGGGCCCAGTGACATTAACATGACCTTCAAGCACAGATGTATTTCAATtccaatgtttttaatgtaatgttgacattttctgtgCCTCTGTAAAGTAATTGAATTGCCTTGTGTAAGAATGCTGCTGTATATGAATGACTTTTAATCACATCCACTGTTTCACATTAATACATCGAGTCAAGACTAAAATGATCAGTTATGTGTGAGATTTCTGAACCTGGATGaatctgattaaaaacagaTGATTAACACCATCCTCTGCCTTGTTTTTCTCCACCTTTTACCTTTAcctcacctctttttttttttactccccccttctattaaatgtgacatcacaaactcacaggaaacaaaatgagGTCAGTGTTATAGTCATAGCTATTGTGTATCTTCTACGTCAGTCTGTATGAACTTGACAGCCAGTGAACAGTTTCTAGGCATTAATGGTAAATAAAgttgaaaaaagaaaggtttGCTAAAGACCTTCGTGGCTAACGGCTATGCTGTTGTCCAGAGGATGACTGTGCCCAAAAATGGAAGCACACGAAGAAGAATTTAGCAATTCTACATCCTTCACTGAGCCATTTTACCCAGTAGTGAACGGCAGCTAAACACATTCTCATCGGTGTTTTGCCCAGTAGGGATGGAGTATTATCATCAAGTGTCAATTCTTTATCTCAAGTATCTCTATTCTAGTCGTTATAGGTGTTTATCTGATCATTTACCTCTTGCAGATGTTCTGGGTGATTGATCTGGTCATCAATATCTGGCACCACCTGCAGAGGGCCACTCAATGATGAAACAGATTGCCTGTCGGCggaaaaacacagtgataatgattaaaaagtcaCATGTGCCTACAACAAGAAACAGTGAATGCAAAAGCAGACAGCTAAATAAAATTCACAGCCATTTATTGTGAGCACTTTTGTAGTAGTTTTTCTGacagccagcagggggagcaATTACCATGAGGCAATGATGGCACTGAGCGACTCCAGCACCTCTCCTGCAGTCAGCCTCTGCTGAGGATCCAGCACCAGCAGCTTTCGGATCAGGCACACTGTGTTCTCTGACACACGGCCGTCCCTgtgaggggggggagggggcagGGGGGGATGGAAAGAGGGGCAAGTTTTCTTATTAGTGAAACCCAACTAAagtaatgtgaataaataatatgaataatcaAGTGTACCaatctctgtctcactcactgttAATACTTTGCATTATCAGCTGCATGTAAGGATTTAAAATCTATaagctttgatttgattgattctttttgctttttgggGAAATCTGCAAATATcacagagaatgaatgaataaaatattattcAGTGCAAACTGTGCTTTTTGGGGTCAGTGTCAGATGATATTGACCAAGAGGTGACAGACACAGTCAGGTCATCCGTTGGTCATAGGCAGGGTCCAAATATCTGGAAGTGGTCCAAGACTTTTGGATCCCAGTGTAAACAAAtaatccttttatttttatcataaaCATTAGCTTGTGAGCTGCGTtgttccctccctccctacAGACAGATATTGCgaattgtttaaaaacatgtgcagcatTGCCGAAATGAAGTTAAACATTGTATGAGTGAAAGTTCATTTCAAATTCAAGTTTACATGTTATGACACAATTTTCATGTGACCTGTTAAATTAAGGGAAGTGATTAAGTTTTGTTTAACCATTTCCTTTTTCAGTGCACACCAGATACCATCATATTGTCAACTACTCTACTGCATAGCACGTATCTTAAAAGGTCACACGCCCTGAGATGGGTTCATATTGTGTGCCTTGTATactattttaaacaaaatatgacagaaaaattGAGAAGTTAGTCCCTGAGAGAACAAGAGAAGGGTACTAATCAACATTGTGTACTCACTCTGGGATGGAGTACTCTGCAGCCTTGATTTTGCGGAAGAGCTCTTGAGGTATGCTGTCATAAAAGGGAAACTGGCCATATAGCATTGTGAAGAGGACCACACCAAGAGCCCACATGTCGCTGGGTTTCCCACGGTACGGCCGACCTAGAAAAAGGAACACGGGAGGATGACGATACTTGTGTGACACTTAGAAAGAGAGattcaaatcaacattttctacGGTGCAAAGCTTTTTGGCCCCGTGTGACTCAGTGAGGGTTGATAAACCCTTTCATAAGTTCAACTCCTGGCAAACCACCAGGGTCTAATGATTAACACgatgtgcaaaacaaacacaagcaatgACAGCGTATCCATTATATTTTTTCGCGAAATTTACAGCACACTGCTGGCTTTTAAAATGAGAGAAGTGTTTTTATAATTAACCCTGAGCCACTAAATCAGCCGTGGAGCTGGTGAGGGTGGAGCATCACGGCTGTGCATGACCATAGGCAGTGTTATTACAGCCAGGCAGGcggcagcaacaacagcagcaggcaATTATGTTACAGCTTGTGAGACATGcacgcatgtacacacacacacacacgcaggcggggggaggggaggggaagggGGTAGATGGGAGTAGCTTCCCTTCAGTGAGTCATCAGAGTGTGAGTCACTGAAGCTCTATTTAATTGTGTGCCTGTCACGTTATGCTGATATACACGCCCAgggtttttttcctctacaGTTTTGAGTGTCTGGAGGTGAATGATAATTGGTTGAAATAAATCTTCTCAGTCTTGTTCACTGTCCAGGATGTTCCTTTCGGAGACCAGTCATTAAACGGACAGCACTGGGGTCAGCCATGGAAGTGCATGCACTAGCGTCAGCTTGATGGGGTGCATTGTTGCTTTGGGGAAAACAAGCATTGTGCAGCTGAGCAAACAACCACTATTTCACACAAAGGGGGAAGCAACAGCCTCTGCAGACACCAAACGTGAGAAAATGCGACATCACCATGTAAACACAAaacgaaagaaaaaaacacaacctatTCCCAGCTTTTGACAGTGTGTGATTGCAACATAACCTCTATGTTGTTGCCTAATAACTGGAAAAATCGAAGACTGACAGCAAGATGTGATGCAATGGTCAATGAAACAGTCACAGGACCCAGTCTGGACCCCAACTCTGATTGGAATGGCATTAACTTCTGAGGTGATCTGATCACAAGGGTTCAAAGTAAACATATGAATGAACTAGATCACGatgactcaaactcaaatgttgtGTCACAATCAACACTGTATGAAAAACACTTACAGATAACACATGAAGGTTATTGTATCTGTTGTTATGCTGTCAACTTAACGATTGAATTCCTTTCTGGCCAAGAGAACAGCACAGTGAACGGAAACATGATAGGGATTAATATAAACATGAACTGATGTCGCTTTTCTATCACATCACACTGTACCGTCAGTTTTATCACAATGAAAAAGTCGTACATTCCAACTTTAAATGGTCTTCTGCATTCAGAAGTGTACTCTAGATGCAGCAGCAAcgatgcacacgcacacgcatccAGTGGGAACCAGGCATAACAGAACTatgcacaaaaataaactacagcTGGTCGGCCTGAATATGCTCAGGAATAACTCCACTGCTTGAAAACGCAAGAAGAACTGAAACAAATCAAACTAAGCGGGAAAGTGCATCGCATCGCAACCCCCCCCCCGTTTAGTCACTGCAAACTTGTCTAATTTGCATATACAGCAGAGCTGGAGCGTGAGGTCAATTCAAAAGTGGTCACCCCCGATATTTAGATAAGCCTTTGCTCCAATAATACGCAAACCGACTGCTAAATTGGTCATCAAATTAAGAAATTAATTAGTCAACATAACATTTTACTACttcattatgaaaaacaaaacaagtaaagaGTCAATTGATAGAATCAACTGGCCTTCAAAAACCAAGATGATGGTCTAAATCAAATCTATAAAATCAAACCAAAGTTCAGGTAATCCTCTAgggacatttaaaataaaaagcaatataCTGTTCACTTGTGTTACAGTCCACCAAGATGCACATTACTGTTGTGTGAGCAGATAATGAGTAAGGATTTCCCAAGCGTGGCCAGGTGGGAATTCCCTTTTAAAATAAGGTGTGAATGTTGGACTGTCAGCTTTACAATGTGACAACTCTGAGTGATGCACACGCCTCAAAGGCCGAACGCTGGAAAAACAAACGTCATCATACACACCATCAGGAAAGCACCTTGTTTTGATGCATATtctgtcatttaaaatacagggttgtttttttttctcttaccaCTTAATACATCAGGGCTAATGTAGGCTGGGCTTCCTCTCTGGTctttcagcaggtcgtcttcaCTCACCAGGTGTTTTCCCAGGCAGAAGTTGGTAATAGTGATTCGGTGAGTCCtacaagcaaacacaaacaagcaaacgCACCTGATTAACACCCGACTTTGGATTAGAGAATCCCTTTTGACACAAATAATGAGCCAAGTATTTCCTCCTTCTAAACGAGTTGCTTGGGACTTTCTATTTAACATGATGAAACCACAATGTTCAGAGTGTGAGTCATTGCACTAATTGCCCAGAGTATGAAGTcgtttttaaaacaatttaatgCTTCACTTCATCTCATAACTGCCAGATGCAAAATGGCATATGCACACCCAGTCTCCCATGACCTTAGACTTCAATTACTTTAGTTTGATTCGATACAATATTCCTCATCTTGTGTTTCGCATCAacaaaatttaataaaaatccGTCCAAAATATTTGTTTCAAGCACGTTAACTGTTGCTGGTTAAACTTTGGTCTTGATAAACAACATCTTAATTGTATATAATGTGCATGTAAGGTGACAAAAAGTTATACAATAACTTTGTAAGACACTTCAATAAATGcatttagtgatttctttggcCTCAGGCTTCTGTCAGTGCTTGgttgcattttaatttcatcTGCTACTTCTCTTACAGCAGTAACTGTAGAACTTGTTGGCATAGCAAACGTGAAATTCCTCCGAACTGCTGATCCTTTCTTTTTAAGCCTCCCCTGTGCTATGTTAACTGGCAGAACAAATACACAGGCACACTGCTGACATAtgatacaaaacacacaagcaacaGGCTAATGGAatgattattaaataaatagatcAGCCATACTGTGGTCTATACCAGACACAGCTGTAATGCAGTATTCAGTATTATGCCATTGGTTCCCAACCTTCTAGAAACCAATCTGGCTCGGGCATGCAAACCCCCCTGAGCACCTGTGCGTTAAACCGTCACAGaccatctttttttccccccacatgcATAAATAATGAGTGGTCTCTGAAACGTTTAATCAAATTAAAGTAATAATTATCACTCATGTCTTATTCTGTACATGCTTGTCCTGATGCTCTTAAACGTGAAGGGATCTAACTGTGGAATTTACAGTAACACGACCCGTGACTGCTGCTGTGGTTCCGTCGTCTTCACCTGCAACAGTAAACTGTTGATACTACTGCTGATTCAGCTCAGTCACAATAAACCGTAAAGCCACTCAGTactcacacatgactgtgtgtcaTCTTTGTCACAGTTCTTAAGTTTAAGAGCATTCTGGGACTTTCCTTTCCTCCCCTTCTCTCCATACTGCTAATGCACAATTCGAACAGCTGTTTAAGCAGAACAAATGGCTTTCGGAATGAATCTTAGTTTTATATCCGGTTCTGACACGTTGGctggaatgttttattttgacatctctctggGCATTTACACCACATACACTTCACATGCCTGTAAATCAGGGGAAAGGTGCAGTGACCATGTCACAGGGAAAGCTGCTTACACTGTAGCAGGAAGTGAGACT from the Solea senegalensis isolate Sse05_10M linkage group LG9, IFAPA_SoseM_1, whole genome shotgun sequence genome contains:
- the stk40 gene encoding serine/threonine-protein kinase 40, with the protein product MSKRRLSERGAGESSGRASKLQCPGISGSNAKRAGPFILGPRLGNSPVPSIVQCLARKDGTDDFYQLKILTLEERVDSAGETQEERQGKMLLHTEYSLLSLLHNQDGVVHHHGLFQDRAYEIVEDMEANKVRKMKKRICLVLDCLCAHDFSDKTADLINLQHYVIKEKRLSEREAIVIFYDVVRVVEALHKKNIVHRDLKLGNMVLNKRTHRITITNFCLGKHLVSEDDLLKDQRGSPAYISPDVLSGRPYRGKPSDMWALGVVLFTMLYGQFPFYDSIPQELFRKIKAAEYSIPEDGRVSENTVCLIRKLLVLDPQQRLTAGEVLESLSAIIASWQSVSSLSGPLQVVPDIDDQINHPEHLQEAKVIEESSQYEFENYMRQQLLLAEEKNTIHEAKSFLTKRQFGSIPPVRRLGHDAQPVSPLDAAILAQRFLRK